The Brachyhypopomus gauderio isolate BG-103 chromosome 7, BGAUD_0.2, whole genome shotgun sequence genome has a window encoding:
- the fkbp6 gene encoding inactive peptidyl-prolyl cis-trans isomerase FKBP6 isoform X2 translates to MMPTNGMSSRIMQFVDREERHRVGIQTPFQRLAQQMQDILGDGGILKEVVHAGEGPLIPRDASVCIHCSGFLEYSDQPFESTCHVKYPRMLKLGRDATVCGLEIGLLTMRRGEFSRFLLQPSYAFGEMGCPPLIPPVATLLYEVHVLDFLDSAQVDEFFALLPEEQNSVPLPTLLSVVDTERRFGNRCFNQRRYEDAKDRYKQAVILLQNREQASEEERRQVAEASLPLLLNLSLTYLRLEKPRKALSYGQRALDVSPVNTKALFRCGQAYLEMSDYEKAQDYLIMAQAKKPFDPDINDALRKLACCYKDFLDKEKEICTKMFSNFRPEK, encoded by the exons atgatGCCAACAAACGGTATGTCTTCACGAATTATGCAGTTTGTTGACCGAGAAGAGCGCCATCGTGTTGGGATTCAG ACTCCATTCCAGCGTCTGGCTCAGCAAATGCAAGACATTTTAGGAGATGGAGGGATTCTGAAGGAGGTGGTGCACGCAGGAGAGGGCCCACTGATACCACGAGACGCTTCTGTCTGCA TTCATTGTTCTGGATTCTTGGAGTACTCGGATCAGCCATTTGAGTCTACATGCCATGTAAAATATCCCAGAATGCTGAAGCTGGGTAGAG ATGCGACTGTGTGTGGCCTTGAGATTGGCCTGCTCACCATGAGGAGGGGGGAGTTCTCCAGGTTTCTTCTGCAGCCCAGTTACGCCTTTGGGGAGATGGGCTGTCCGCCTCTCATTCCTCCTGTGGCCACACTGCTGTACGAGGTTCACGTCCTCGACTTCCTTGACTCGGCCCAGGTGGACGAGTTCTTTGCTTTGTTGCCG GAAGAGCAGAACTCTGTTCCTCTGCCCACGCTGCTGAGTGTGGTGGACACGGAGCGACGCTTCGGCAACCGCTGCTTCAATCAGAGGCGCTACGAAGACGCCAAAGACCGATACAAGCAG GCGGTGATCCTCCTGCAGAACCGTGAGCAGGCCTCCGAGGAGGAGCGGCGGCAGGTCGCGGAGGCCAGTCTGCCCTTGCTGCTCAACCTGTCCCTCACCTACCTCCGTCTGGAGAAGCCGCGTAAGGCCCTGAGCTACGGCCAGAGGGCTCTGGACGTCAGCCCGGTCAACACCAAAGCACTGTTCCGCTGCGGTCAG GCCTATTTGGAAATGAGTGACTATGAGAAGGCGCAAGACTATCTAATAATGGCACAGGCCAAGAAGCCATTTGACCCTGATATTAATGACGCATTAAGGAAGCTGGCATG TTGCTACAAGGATTTCCTGGACAAGGAAAAAGAGATCTGCACCAAGATGTTTTCTAATTTCAGGCCTGAGAAATGA
- the fkbp6 gene encoding inactive peptidyl-prolyl cis-trans isomerase FKBP6 isoform X1: MIANNILNFTYKRTASSYGFLADIVYTQIQTPFQRLAQQMQDILGDGGILKEVVHAGEGPLIPRDASVCIHCSGFLEYSDQPFESTCHVKYPRMLKLGRDATVCGLEIGLLTMRRGEFSRFLLQPSYAFGEMGCPPLIPPVATLLYEVHVLDFLDSAQVDEFFALLPEEQNSVPLPTLLSVVDTERRFGNRCFNQRRYEDAKDRYKQAVILLQNREQASEEERRQVAEASLPLLLNLSLTYLRLEKPRKALSYGQRALDVSPVNTKALFRCGQAYLEMSDYEKAQDYLIMAQAKKPFDPDINDALRKLACCYKDFLDKEKEICTKMFSNFRPEK, translated from the exons ATGATAGCTAATAATATACTAAATTTCACATATAAGAGGACTGCATCTTCGTATGGTTTCCTTGCTGATATTGTCTACACTCAAATTCAG ACTCCATTCCAGCGTCTGGCTCAGCAAATGCAAGACATTTTAGGAGATGGAGGGATTCTGAAGGAGGTGGTGCACGCAGGAGAGGGCCCACTGATACCACGAGACGCTTCTGTCTGCA TTCATTGTTCTGGATTCTTGGAGTACTCGGATCAGCCATTTGAGTCTACATGCCATGTAAAATATCCCAGAATGCTGAAGCTGGGTAGAG ATGCGACTGTGTGTGGCCTTGAGATTGGCCTGCTCACCATGAGGAGGGGGGAGTTCTCCAGGTTTCTTCTGCAGCCCAGTTACGCCTTTGGGGAGATGGGCTGTCCGCCTCTCATTCCTCCTGTGGCCACACTGCTGTACGAGGTTCACGTCCTCGACTTCCTTGACTCGGCCCAGGTGGACGAGTTCTTTGCTTTGTTGCCG GAAGAGCAGAACTCTGTTCCTCTGCCCACGCTGCTGAGTGTGGTGGACACGGAGCGACGCTTCGGCAACCGCTGCTTCAATCAGAGGCGCTACGAAGACGCCAAAGACCGATACAAGCAG GCGGTGATCCTCCTGCAGAACCGTGAGCAGGCCTCCGAGGAGGAGCGGCGGCAGGTCGCGGAGGCCAGTCTGCCCTTGCTGCTCAACCTGTCCCTCACCTACCTCCGTCTGGAGAAGCCGCGTAAGGCCCTGAGCTACGGCCAGAGGGCTCTGGACGTCAGCCCGGTCAACACCAAAGCACTGTTCCGCTGCGGTCAG GCCTATTTGGAAATGAGTGACTATGAGAAGGCGCAAGACTATCTAATAATGGCACAGGCCAAGAAGCCATTTGACCCTGATATTAATGACGCATTAAGGAAGCTGGCATG TTGCTACAAGGATTTCCTGGACAAGGAAAAAGAGATCTGCACCAAGATGTTTTCTAATTTCAGGCCTGAGAAATGA